A window of the Cynocephalus volans isolate mCynVol1 chromosome 10, mCynVol1.pri, whole genome shotgun sequence genome harbors these coding sequences:
- the LOC134388577 gene encoding olfactory receptor 7E178-like yields MKPQNLTTVSEFLLLGLSDDLELQPILFGLFLHMYLVTVVGNLLIILAISSDSHLHTPMYFFLSNLSLADVGFSSTTIPKMLMNIQTHSKSISYAGCLTQVSFFYLFGCLDNLILAVMAYDRLVAICYPLQYPVIMSPCLCGLLVLVSFLISLFNSQMHRMIVSQLTFCSDVEIPHFSCDPPQLLHFACSDTSTNYILMYFIAAIFGGVPVSGILYSYARIVSSILRVSSAGGKYKAFSTCGSHLSVVCLFYGTGLGVYLSSVVHSPKKSVVASVMYTVVTPMLNPFIYNLRNRDIKRALWRIINRTA; encoded by the coding sequence ATGAAACCACAGAATCTAACAACAGTCTCCGAATTCCTTCTCCTGGGACTTTCAGATGATCTTGAACTGCAGCCCATCCTCTTTGGTCTGTTCCTGCACATGTACCTGGTCACAGTGGTTGGGAATTTACTCATCATCCTGGCCATCAGCTctgactcccacctccacacccccatgtacttcttcctctccaacctgTCCTTGGCTGATGTGGGTTTCAGCAGCACTACAATCCCCAAGATGCTGATGAACATACAGACACACAGCAAATCCATCAGCTATGCAGGCTGCCTCACTCAAGTgtcctttttttatctttttggatGTTTGGACAATCTAATTCTTGCTGTGATGGCCTATGACAGGTTGGTGGCCATTTGTTACCCACTGCAATACCCAGTCATCATGAGCCCCTGCCTCTGTGGCTTGTTGGTCCTGGTGTCTTTTCTCATCAGTCTTTTTAACTCCCAGATGCACCGCATGATAGTGTCACAACTTACCTTCTGCTCAGATGTGGAAATTCCTCATTTCTCCTGTGACCCTCCTCAACTCCTCCACTTTGCCTGTTCTGACACCTCCACTAATTacatattaatgtattttattgctGCCATCTTTGGTGGTGTTCCAGTCTCAGGGATCCTTTATTCTTATGCTAGAATTGTTTCCTCCATCCTGAGAGTCTCATCAGCAGGTGGGAAATataaagccttctccacctgtggctCTCACCTGTCagttgtttgcttattttatggaactggccTTGGCGTATACCTCAGTTCAGTTGTTCATTCTCCCAAGAAGAGTGTGGTGGCCTCAGTGATGTACACCGTGGTCACCCCCATGCTGAACCCCTTCATCTATAACCTGAGGAACAGGGACATCAAACGGGCCCTGTGGAGGATTATTAACAGAACCGCCTAA